Below is a genomic region from Vitis riparia cultivar Riparia Gloire de Montpellier isolate 1030 chromosome 5, EGFV_Vit.rip_1.0, whole genome shotgun sequence.
TACATGGCATACCTACCACCATTGTTTGTGATAGAGATCCAGTCTTCACCAACACATTCTGGAATATTCTTTTTGAGTTGGAAGGCACTCAACTATGCATGAGCTTTGCATATCACCCTTAGTCGGATGGACAAACACAGGTTGTTAATTGTTATCTAGAAACTTATCTCCATTCCATCATAAGTGAACACCCAAAAAAATGGTCACATTGACTTGCTTTGGTAGAATGGTGGTTCAACACTTCTTTCCTCGCAACCATTAAACTTACACGATATGAAATCATTTATGGCCAACATGGAAGTTGTTGACTAAAAGTTGAAGGACCATAATGCCATGATATGgtgttgaaagaaaatttagagAAAGCTTAACATCGTAAGAAGCAGCAAGCTGACCAACATCGTTTAAAAAGATCATTTGAGGTGGGGGATATGGTGTTCGAAAAGATCCTTTAAGGTGGGGAATATGGTGTATCTTCTCCTCTAACCATATCGACAATCTTTTGTTGCCTTCTACAAAAAATAGAAAgctttcttcttgattttatgAGCCTTTCCAAGTTCTCACTGGTGTTGGATATGTTACTTATTGATTGTCCCTACCTTCTTCATGCAAAATTCAGCTGGTTTTTCCTGTTTCAAGCCTCAAGAAGAAGATTGGTCACCAAGTAGTTGCGGAACTTGAGTTACCACCAGTTAATGATGATGGACAGGTCTTGTTTGAACCAATTGCAATTTTGGATCGTCATATAGTCAAACATGGCAACTTTCCCAAGACTCAAGTCCTAGGCCACTCAGTCACCGTTTTCCTCACTTCAAACCTTAAGGATAAGGTTCTTTCAAGGGGAAGGGAAATGTTATGTACCTTTCTATTgttaaaagtaataattaaggaaaaaaaggatTTGAGAATTGGTTGACCATCCTCATTTTGAGATGTTTAAAGGCtctgttttttcttatttaataggTATTGTAAGAGAAGGGAAAAATCATCTAGCTATTGCAATCATTTTCtaaacttttagaaataaagttctatcactttttcttttttccttctggCTTGTATTAGAGAGTAGAATCTGGGGGGTGGAGTAATAAGAATTTCTAGTAGTTTCTTTGAAGAAAGAAGTTACCAATATTAGAAATTGTAATTCAAGTTACAAAGATCTTTCGTAGGTATTTATCTGGACTATAGCTATAGGTTTAATCTTTCATTAGTATTAGAACTAGACCAGACTTGTTTTCGTctctatttataattatttaaaataaatggatatttattttcattaattgattttttttattattgtttataataataataataaataaataaataaataatgaactaCCCAGAAGTATAGGGTCAATCCAAAATTATAGGCCTAAGCATGCAAACACAAAAATGAATTACCCATAGGTGTAGGTTCAATCCCAAAAGTAAAGATCTAAGCAAgtaaacacaaaaaaataatgttgaatATGTGGAGATTATTTTCACTGATAGAATATAGGGAGAATTGGGCTTTACACTAATTTGgctttgataattaataaaaagtccTTCAAACACccataattgattacaaggatatgagataggaatagacaaaaatacccttttgACTTACACccatcatttttgtctttatatcaCCACtcttttatatatcatttctaTAAAATTCTccattatttaatctttttttaaactctttaaaaataattgaaaaatcagtattattttctaaacaaaaattatattaatgattcaaaaactattttggaaaatacttttgaaaaaaatatattaatttaaatgaataaaaattatcttttacattttagaagtaaataatttaatgattaaaacactatttaaaataaatatattcactatttttttttcttttatactaaaaagtattttaaagtttatttttttactattataaaataaaaataaattaattttttaatcttcttccttctttattttaataatttttggaacatagacttttggtaataagttatatgaaatgttgcaaatttgtttattaaggaattttctaaataatttgacttaattgaaaatttattgaaaaaaaaaagaaaaaaaaaaaagagaaagaggatggatgaagagtttttattttaaatatcaaattaaaatgttttcgtatttagaaatggattatattaatacatagtataatagagattgaatttttctcatATAAAATGGTTGAATGGTGTATTTAcccattttaaatgaaaacaatagttaaaaattgtatagattatgtttgagtttggttttaaaatattttttcagttcttacttattttatttttaaaaataatttttattttctatattgtctctttttaaaaatatgtttaattaaaaaaaagaaaattatttttaaaaatgaaaattgaataccttgtttaatactatttttttgtatgaaaataataaaaagaattaaattttatttattgattattcttttttattttttctattagttattttgaataataaaataaaaaatataatatgttcacaattaaataaatgaatgggtcaattgtatatttttttttcacaaaaatataatgtgttcacaaaaaaaaaaaaaaaaaaaaaaattggatttaagtTTTTCGctctttttcttaatcaaactactgaaatcatatttaatttgtatCATTGTACAAAGGTATTCATTAATTATACAAGGAAAATGCACTAAATGTACAAGGGGTGTAAAAGATTACcatttgtaaaaaattttaatcgATTTTGAACCACTCATTTATCTTCCTTGTCACCCATGAATTGCATGCCCatatcatgcactttatttaactctcacatagaaatttcaatattttccccagtaatgatgtttgaggaaaaaaaattaaccctaattcatccaccattttctcaactaaaccattAAAAATATGGTTAACACACATATGTGGACACATTACTTAAGAGGGATAtattgtgtcattgtacaatggtattacactaactatacaagggaaatgtactaagtgtacaaggctaccatttgtgaaagattttaattaattttgaatcacttcttcattttccttgtcacccacgGATTACATACccatgtcatgcactttatttaactcccaCATGGAAATTCCGATACTTTCTCTTATAATaatgtttggggaaaaaaattagcCCTAATTCATCCACCAATTTCTCAGccaaaccattagaaatatggttaacaTACCTACGTGGACACATAACTTAAGAGGGATATATTGCATCATTATACAATGAtgttacactaactgtacaagagaaatgtactaagtgtacaagggtttACAAGGttaccatttgtgaaagattttaatccattttgaatcacttctttatttttcttgtcactCATGAATTGTATATGAAATTTGTActattgtacaagggtgttatACTCACTATACAAGGCAAATGTACTAACTGTATAAGACAAAAatactaactgtacaaagggtgtacaaggctaccttcTATGCaagatttcaatcaattctgaaccattttttttttcttgtcacctaAGGATTTGACACTTTTCACCCATACATTCCTTCACCTAAAAATTGTTAcaatttgtaattgcatattttgtttgagtagttttaacaatttttttaaaacaaaattaatcacAATATTAAGGTACTgcatttttttgtgaaattatgtatgaagagaaaaaaaaagaagagaaaattatgatacatttgcTTGACTTGATGACATcgtgttttaataatttaaaccatGTCAAGTCCACATCTATTCCATatttaaaagggtattttaatatttttcaaattattaaattataatatattattcaattaaaaattaattatcaccattaattaaaagatgaccatattacaaaagaatatattaaGACAATATCTATGTATTATccataaaatagagaaaatattcaaataattgtctataaccttaaagatatttatataaaaaataaattatatatatattagataaaaaagaataatactattttttgaggtgtttaaaaaatatttacttaaaaaatgtaataatcatttttaaccattgtccaatattttttttgagagaaaaataactGGTGGAAATAGTGTCACTTCCTTAACTAGGAATTAATTTATATCGTCCACCAATTAATATGTGAGAGAAAGGTAAAGTgaataaagagagagaaagggaaagagaaaatgagagagaagtgggaagcccattgttttttttcacttttgacTGCAAAgggtattttagaaaattttgaaaagtaaggTTCTTCAACTTAATTTTCACTTTTCCATTAGGTCTTAGgcttaaatataaaagatataagtATCGTGGCTAATTTGGgtttaaaacacaattctcccgaGAATATAATATCAAGCTATGtgaaaataaacttgaaaacaagaaaagcgAAAGAGTTGAAGGTCTTGGATATCATGGAAATTCAAATACGATCCAGAGTAGACTGCTTTTTCGACACTCCTTTCCCTTTCACACAATTCATATAGCTCTACCTCTGTGATGATCCCCAAGACATTTACCCTCCTACCGTCTCGCTACTACGCTTCTGCCTTTGAATTCGATCCCTCTCTCGCTCTCCTCCAATTCCTCCATTTCTCAGTAACTCACAAATCTCTCAAACTCACCCGACAATCCCATTCTCGAATTCTCAGTCTTGGCTTATCTCAAAACTCTTTTCTTGCCACAAAACTCATCTTTGCATATGCTATATGCCAACACCCATATCATTCCCGACTCGTTTTCGATTCCCTACAACACAAGAATGTGTTTCTATGGAACTCTTTGATTAATGGGTATGTCAAAAATCGTTTATACAATGAGGCTTTTCAGTTGTTTAATCAAATGTGCTCTAGCGATGTCTTGCCCAATGATTTTACTCTCTCGGCACTTTCTAAAGTTTCGAGCGAGCTGGGGGCCTTATTTTCCGGGCAATCTATTCATGGGAAAAGCATACGAACAGGATTTGTTTCCAATACTGTTGTTGCTAATTCGATAATGTCAATGTATTGCAAATGCGGGAATTTTGAGGAATCCAGGAAGGTGTTTGATGAAATGACGATTAGAAATTCTGGTTCTTGGAACGTTTTAATTGCGGGGTACGCAGTTTCAGGGAATTGTAATTTTCGTGAGGAAACTTGGGAATTTGTTAAACAGATGCAGATGGATGAAGTGAGACCCGATGCCTATACCATTTCTAGTCTTCTTCCTTTGTGTGATGGGGACATGGGGAAATGGGATTATGGGAGGGAGCTTCACTGTTATATTGTGAAAAATGAATTGGTATTGGGCCTGGATTCTGATGTTCACCTGGGGTGTTGTTTGATAGACATGTATTCGAGAAGCAAGAAAGTGGTTGTGGGTAGACGGGTCTTTGACAGGATGAAGTGTAGGAATGTCTTTTCTTGGACAGCAATGATCAATGGTTATGTGGAGAATGGAGATTCAGATGAAGCTTTGAGTCTTTTTTGCCATATGCAGGTTATAGATGGAATAGAACCGAATAGAGTGTCACTTGTCAGTGTTCTCCCTGCATGTAGCTCCTTTTCTGGTTTATTGAGTGGAAGACAAATCCATGGATTTGCTGTTAGAAAGGAATTGAACAATGAAGTCACTTTATGTAATGCTCTCATCGATATGTATTCCAAGTGTGGGAGCTTGGATTCTGCAAGGCGTGTATTTGAGGATGATTCCTTATGTAAAGATGCAATCTCTTGGAGTTCAATGATTTCAGGATATGGATTGCATGGGAAGGGTCAAGAAGCCATTCTTCTGTATGATAAGATGCTCCAAGCCGGGATCAGACCAGACATGATAACAACAGTGGGGATTCTTTCTGCTTGTGGCCGGTCAGGATTGGTAAACGAAGGTCTTAACATCTACAGCTCAGTTATCAATGATTATGGAATTGAACCAACATTGGAGATTTGTGCATGCATTGTTGATATGTTAGGTCGAGCAGGGCAGCTCGATCGAGCATTAGATTTTATCAAAGCAATGCCTGTGGAACCTGGTCCTAGTGTGTGGGGAGCTCTGGTCAGTTGCTCCAtcattcatggtgatcttgagATGCAAGAATTGGCATATAGGTTCCTTATTCAGCTAGAACCCGAGAACCCCTCCAACTATGTTTCCATATCAAATTTATATGCGTCTTCAAGGAGATGGGATGCCGTGGCTCAAGTAAGAAGAATGATGAAACATAAGAGATTGAGGAAGGTGCCTGGGTGCAGTTGGATTAGCATCAATAACAAAACTCACCGTTTCTATGTTGCTGATAAAGCACATCCATCTACTACTTCAATCTACAACATGTTGGATGACCTCTTATTAACTATGAATGATGCTATATGTTCTCCTCACCTTGAAACTTCAACATAAACCTAGACATTGAAATATTCCTTGAGACAGGTTTGTTTGATCATATTGTTTATAATCCTTTTCCCCTCCTTTTCTTGGGCTTATCATGTTgattttttacatggaaaatagATGGGGCATTTGAGGCTCAGATCCATCCTTCAGATCAAAGTAAATGCAGTgatcccaaataaaaaaaggatGGGTATTGTTATACTTGGTTCATCATCCTTTGCAATGCTTTCAATAAAATGATGTAGATTTCCTATGGTTTCAAGACATGTCACGttaatttttcatgaattaaattatattgtatttaaCTCTTTGTACAatcaaattttgagaattttaaaaaataaaaccactaTGGTGTTTatttcatttacattttttatttttatttatgttcctaataaataaaggaaacataaataaaataaagttgtggttttaaaaacatttttttgttttttaaaataagaaaattatttttaaacattcctaataatatttaattgttgttctctagaaacaattttaaaaaataaagtgaaatatagaacaatttttagaaaacaagtagaagttgtttttaccgatttttaaaaacaaaaggaaaatatagaaaataaaataaaaaacattaaaaaacaaataaaatcgaACATGATATTATTCCATCTCTTTTTCCATGATCTAATACAAATACcgaaaatcttaaaatatgatcttcttttaaattacaaatatatattttttttaatttctcttaagtcctctaaaatttttcatttagcaaataaatttcaaatcaaactatacttgatacataaatttattaattttaaaaaacaatttaaaagtCAAGAATCgatttaattaatactaaaaagtcATGGAACTCAATAACATTAGTAAGTCAtagatcaaaatttatttttgatgtCTGGGTTAgcttcttaataataataagttttagattcattaatgagtctaataatttttaaaataaatttgaaactcaaatagtgaATCGATTAATACcagaaatttatgaacaaaaattggtttataaaaactttaatgttttacttttacatttgattttttttttccttaggaaagtgaactccaaattaaacaagacttaatgcattagattcattaatgagtctagtaacttttaaaaataatttaaaactaaaaaatgaaccaatggacaaaaattagtttagaacgactttattattattatttttacatagaatccttattttcttaatttttttttcaacagacaaataaacttcaaattaaacaaaaattaatgtgttggatttattaacgagtttagaatttttaaaaataactttgaactcaaataatgatccaatcaatactaaaaatttatgaacaaaaatcgATCTAAAAAAgctttattatttctcttctacatggaatcattatttttccaattttttaactAGACAAACAAGCTCCAAATAAAACAAGGCTTAATGTATTGAATTCATTAAaagttttgtaattttttaaaataatttgaaataaataataaaatcattaatacCAGAAATTTATGGATTAAAATTGGTTCGTAAGGGATCTATTATATTTtctacacataattatatttttataaattttcttactaTAATTTGgaactaattataaaaatgaacttcaattaGGTGAtactttgtattgaatttattaatgggttaatttttaaaaataatttggaactaaaataaaaatctaatcattaaaaaataaataatagatcAAAACTGATATTTTATGAGTCATGACTTTACTGTTTTTCCGatatacacaattttttttttttaatttaggtaaataaattataaattaagtaagatataattaataatttaaatccgttaatgatttttaaaattttgaagaataattttgaattaaaaaaatttgatctaattaattgtagattaaataaaaacattcaagaatattatatttttaatttagaactAAATGTgtacatgaaatgaaaaattggactcatttacatgttaaaaagttaaactttattcattattcattttaaataaaatattgttaaaatttattattttaaattattaattttcatttttaattaaaaaaacgtTAAGAAGATGTTAGTATCCTTACATCTCTAACATGtactaaaacaatatatattttataaaaaatataatttatgattttattataatattattattcatgttttactaaaaactatttattttttaatttatttgtaataacaaaactatttttcatgaaattggTCTTTACTTTTTTATGTTTACTCTTTATCctactataaatattaaaaatatattttctacttCCTATACAAAAGTTTGGTATTAGAGCATtatatatcttatattaaatag
It encodes:
- the LOC117914193 gene encoding pentatricopeptide repeat-containing protein At3g12770-like — its product is MIPKTFTLLPSRYYASAFEFDPSLALLQFLHFSVTHKSLKLTRQSHSRILSLGLSQNSFLATKLIFAYAICQHPYHSRLVFDSLQHKNVFLWNSLINGYVKNRLYNEAFQLFNQMCSSDVLPNDFTLSALSKVSSELGALFSGQSIHGKSIRTGFVSNTVVANSIMSMYCKCGNFEESRKVFDEMTIRNSGSWNVLIAGYAVSGNCNFREETWEFVKQMQMDEVRPDAYTISSLLPLCDGDMGKWDYGRELHCYIVKNELVLGLDSDVHLGCCLIDMYSRSKKVVVGRRVFDRMKCRNVFSWTAMINGYVENGDSDEALSLFCHMQVIDGIEPNRVSLVSVLPACSSFSGLLSGRQIHGFAVRKELNNEVTLCNALIDMYSKCGSLDSARRVFEDDSLCKDAISWSSMISGYGLHGKGQEAILLYDKMLQAGIRPDMITTVGILSACGRSGLVNEGLNIYSSVINDYGIEPTLEICACIVDMLGRAGQLDRALDFIKAMPVEPGPSVWGALVSCSIIHGDLEMQELAYRFLIQLEPENPSNYVSISNLYASSRRWDAVAQVRRMMKHKRLRKVPGCSWISINNKTHRFYVADKAHPSTTSIYNMLDDLLLTMNDAICSPHLETST